The Eublepharis macularius isolate TG4126 chromosome 8, MPM_Emac_v1.0, whole genome shotgun sequence genome contains a region encoding:
- the NUDT12 gene encoding NAD-capped RNA hydrolase NUDT12 isoform X1, whose translation METDIQRIMADIQGNPKQQLISELHNFAAVGDKVRLTALLSHFPSLINETAKNGWTALMYAARNGHFEIVQVLLEKGCDRSMINTSNQTALDIAKFWGYKNIANVLADGKDGLKPFFLTGEAREREHYFCRTFLDRKSEKRVDSNWLNQKQKQPTSVYILFSNLRPFAVSDGDEDGSKYPRVKLQKLCYEDVKEYLKHTETITLIFLGAELKIEPQVKGNIFPTLNGKCPNEDEDDGLVAWFALSIDAAASEEFIQRHQGCFFVHPPLPTLLQFSENEAGIIAQARSVLAWDSRYQFCPTCGSATKLEDGGYRKLCLKEDCPSHEGVHNTCYPRVDPVVIMQVIHPDGNHCLLGRKKRFHPGMYTCLAGFVEPGETIENAVRREVEEESGIKVGHVHYVSCQPWPMPSSLMIGCIASAVSTEIKVDNIEIEDARWFSRKQVMEFLNKKNQSAFFVPPHQAIAHQLIKHWVGMNASL comes from the exons ATGGAAACAGACATCCAGAGA ATAATGGCAGATATTCAAGGGAATCCAAAACAGCAATTGATTTCTGAGCTTCACAATTTCGCTGCTGTTGGAGACAAGGTCAGGCTTACAGCACTGCTCAGTCATTTTCCATCACTTATCAATGAAACTGCTAAGAATGGCTGGACAGCCTTGATGTATGCTGCTAGAAATGGGCACTTTGAGATTGTGCAGGTTCTTCTTGAAAAGGG GTGTGACAGGTCTATGATCAATACATCGAACCAAACTGCACTGGACATTGCTAAATTCTGGGGCTATAAGAACATAGCTAACGTACTAGCTGATGGAAAGGATGGGTTGAAGCCATTTTTCCTAACCGGTGAAGCAAGAGAACGTGAACACTATTTTTGCAGAACATTTCTGGATAGAAAGAGTGAGAAGAGGGTAGATTCTAACTGGCTCAACCAAAAACAGAAGCAGCCGACTTCGGTGTACATTCTTTTTTCAAACTTAAGACCATTCGCTGTATCTGATGGTGATGAGGATGGTTCCAAGTATCCAAGGGTCAAACTTCAGAAGCTTTGCTATGAGGATGTAAAAGAATACCTCAAGCACACTGAAACCATTACTTTGATCTTTCTTGGAGCTGAACTTAAAATAGAACCTCAAGTGAAAGGCAACATCTTTCCAACTCTGAATGGGAAATGTCCGAATGAAGATGAGGATGATGGGCTAGTTGCCTGGTTTGCTCTCAGTATAGATGCTGCTGCTTCTGAGGAATTCATACAAAGGCATCAAGGCTGTTTCTTTGTTCATCCACCACTGCCTACACTGCTGCAGTTCTCTGAAAATGAAGCTG GAATCATAGCCCAGGCTAGATCTGTTCTAGCATGGGATAGCCGGTATCAGTTCTGCCCAACGTGTGGTAGTGCAACTAAATTAGAAGATGGAGGATACAGGAAACTCTGTCTAAAAGAAGACTGCCCTAGCCATGAAGGGGTTCACAACACATGCTACCCAAGAGTTG ATCCTGTAGTGATAATGCAAGTGATTCATCCAGATGGTAACCATTGTCTTTTGGGAAGGAAAAAACGGTTTCATCCAGGCATGTATACTTGCCTTGCTGGATTTGTAGAGCCTG gGGAGACAATTGAAAATGCTGTTCGAAGAGAAGTAGAGGAGGAGAGTGGAATTAAAGTGGGTCATGTTCACTATGTCTCTTGTCAGCCATGGCCAATGCCCTCCTCCCTAATGATTGGGTGCATAGCGTCTGCAGTGTCTACAGAAATTAAAGTTGACAACATTGAAATAGAAGATGCCCGCTGGTTCAGTAGAAAACAG GTTATGGAATTTCTCAATAAAAAGAACCAGAGTGCTTTTTTTGTGCCACCACATCAAGCCATTGCACACCAGCTGATAAAGCACTGGGTTGGAATGAATGCTAGTCTTTAA
- the NUDT12 gene encoding NAD-capped RNA hydrolase NUDT12 isoform X2: MADIQGNPKQQLISELHNFAAVGDKVRLTALLSHFPSLINETAKNGWTALMYAARNGHFEIVQVLLEKGCDRSMINTSNQTALDIAKFWGYKNIANVLADGKDGLKPFFLTGEAREREHYFCRTFLDRKSEKRVDSNWLNQKQKQPTSVYILFSNLRPFAVSDGDEDGSKYPRVKLQKLCYEDVKEYLKHTETITLIFLGAELKIEPQVKGNIFPTLNGKCPNEDEDDGLVAWFALSIDAAASEEFIQRHQGCFFVHPPLPTLLQFSENEAGIIAQARSVLAWDSRYQFCPTCGSATKLEDGGYRKLCLKEDCPSHEGVHNTCYPRVDPVVIMQVIHPDGNHCLLGRKKRFHPGMYTCLAGFVEPGETIENAVRREVEEESGIKVGHVHYVSCQPWPMPSSLMIGCIASAVSTEIKVDNIEIEDARWFSRKQVMEFLNKKNQSAFFVPPHQAIAHQLIKHWVGMNASL; the protein is encoded by the exons ATGGCAGATATTCAAGGGAATCCAAAACAGCAATTGATTTCTGAGCTTCACAATTTCGCTGCTGTTGGAGACAAGGTCAGGCTTACAGCACTGCTCAGTCATTTTCCATCACTTATCAATGAAACTGCTAAGAATGGCTGGACAGCCTTGATGTATGCTGCTAGAAATGGGCACTTTGAGATTGTGCAGGTTCTTCTTGAAAAGGG GTGTGACAGGTCTATGATCAATACATCGAACCAAACTGCACTGGACATTGCTAAATTCTGGGGCTATAAGAACATAGCTAACGTACTAGCTGATGGAAAGGATGGGTTGAAGCCATTTTTCCTAACCGGTGAAGCAAGAGAACGTGAACACTATTTTTGCAGAACATTTCTGGATAGAAAGAGTGAGAAGAGGGTAGATTCTAACTGGCTCAACCAAAAACAGAAGCAGCCGACTTCGGTGTACATTCTTTTTTCAAACTTAAGACCATTCGCTGTATCTGATGGTGATGAGGATGGTTCCAAGTATCCAAGGGTCAAACTTCAGAAGCTTTGCTATGAGGATGTAAAAGAATACCTCAAGCACACTGAAACCATTACTTTGATCTTTCTTGGAGCTGAACTTAAAATAGAACCTCAAGTGAAAGGCAACATCTTTCCAACTCTGAATGGGAAATGTCCGAATGAAGATGAGGATGATGGGCTAGTTGCCTGGTTTGCTCTCAGTATAGATGCTGCTGCTTCTGAGGAATTCATACAAAGGCATCAAGGCTGTTTCTTTGTTCATCCACCACTGCCTACACTGCTGCAGTTCTCTGAAAATGAAGCTG GAATCATAGCCCAGGCTAGATCTGTTCTAGCATGGGATAGCCGGTATCAGTTCTGCCCAACGTGTGGTAGTGCAACTAAATTAGAAGATGGAGGATACAGGAAACTCTGTCTAAAAGAAGACTGCCCTAGCCATGAAGGGGTTCACAACACATGCTACCCAAGAGTTG ATCCTGTAGTGATAATGCAAGTGATTCATCCAGATGGTAACCATTGTCTTTTGGGAAGGAAAAAACGGTTTCATCCAGGCATGTATACTTGCCTTGCTGGATTTGTAGAGCCTG gGGAGACAATTGAAAATGCTGTTCGAAGAGAAGTAGAGGAGGAGAGTGGAATTAAAGTGGGTCATGTTCACTATGTCTCTTGTCAGCCATGGCCAATGCCCTCCTCCCTAATGATTGGGTGCATAGCGTCTGCAGTGTCTACAGAAATTAAAGTTGACAACATTGAAATAGAAGATGCCCGCTGGTTCAGTAGAAAACAG GTTATGGAATTTCTCAATAAAAAGAACCAGAGTGCTTTTTTTGTGCCACCACATCAAGCCATTGCACACCAGCTGATAAAGCACTGGGTTGGAATGAATGCTAGTCTTTAA
- the NUDT12 gene encoding NAD-capped RNA hydrolase NUDT12 isoform X4: MINTSNQTALDIAKFWGYKNIANVLADGKDGLKPFFLTGEAREREHYFCRTFLDRKSEKRVDSNWLNQKQKQPTSVYILFSNLRPFAVSDGDEDGSKYPRVKLQKLCYEDVKEYLKHTETITLIFLGAELKIEPQVKGNIFPTLNGKCPNEDEDDGLVAWFALSIDAAASEEFIQRHQGCFFVHPPLPTLLQFSENEAGIIAQARSVLAWDSRYQFCPTCGSATKLEDGGYRKLCLKEDCPSHEGVHNTCYPRVDPVVIMQVIHPDGNHCLLGRKKRFHPGMYTCLAGFVEPGETIENAVRREVEEESGIKVGHVHYVSCQPWPMPSSLMIGCIASAVSTEIKVDNIEIEDARWFSRKQVMEFLNKKNQSAFFVPPHQAIAHQLIKHWVGMNASL; this comes from the exons ATGATCAATACATCGAACCAAACTGCACTGGACATTGCTAAATTCTGGGGCTATAAGAACATAGCTAACGTACTAGCTGATGGAAAGGATGGGTTGAAGCCATTTTTCCTAACCGGTGAAGCAAGAGAACGTGAACACTATTTTTGCAGAACATTTCTGGATAGAAAGAGTGAGAAGAGGGTAGATTCTAACTGGCTCAACCAAAAACAGAAGCAGCCGACTTCGGTGTACATTCTTTTTTCAAACTTAAGACCATTCGCTGTATCTGATGGTGATGAGGATGGTTCCAAGTATCCAAGGGTCAAACTTCAGAAGCTTTGCTATGAGGATGTAAAAGAATACCTCAAGCACACTGAAACCATTACTTTGATCTTTCTTGGAGCTGAACTTAAAATAGAACCTCAAGTGAAAGGCAACATCTTTCCAACTCTGAATGGGAAATGTCCGAATGAAGATGAGGATGATGGGCTAGTTGCCTGGTTTGCTCTCAGTATAGATGCTGCTGCTTCTGAGGAATTCATACAAAGGCATCAAGGCTGTTTCTTTGTTCATCCACCACTGCCTACACTGCTGCAGTTCTCTGAAAATGAAGCTG GAATCATAGCCCAGGCTAGATCTGTTCTAGCATGGGATAGCCGGTATCAGTTCTGCCCAACGTGTGGTAGTGCAACTAAATTAGAAGATGGAGGATACAGGAAACTCTGTCTAAAAGAAGACTGCCCTAGCCATGAAGGGGTTCACAACACATGCTACCCAAGAGTTG ATCCTGTAGTGATAATGCAAGTGATTCATCCAGATGGTAACCATTGTCTTTTGGGAAGGAAAAAACGGTTTCATCCAGGCATGTATACTTGCCTTGCTGGATTTGTAGAGCCTG gGGAGACAATTGAAAATGCTGTTCGAAGAGAAGTAGAGGAGGAGAGTGGAATTAAAGTGGGTCATGTTCACTATGTCTCTTGTCAGCCATGGCCAATGCCCTCCTCCCTAATGATTGGGTGCATAGCGTCTGCAGTGTCTACAGAAATTAAAGTTGACAACATTGAAATAGAAGATGCCCGCTGGTTCAGTAGAAAACAG GTTATGGAATTTCTCAATAAAAAGAACCAGAGTGCTTTTTTTGTGCCACCACATCAAGCCATTGCACACCAGCTGATAAAGCACTGGGTTGGAATGAATGCTAGTCTTTAA
- the NUDT12 gene encoding NAD-capped RNA hydrolase NUDT12 isoform X3, producing MCDRSMINTSNQTALDIAKFWGYKNIANVLADGKDGLKPFFLTGEAREREHYFCRTFLDRKSEKRVDSNWLNQKQKQPTSVYILFSNLRPFAVSDGDEDGSKYPRVKLQKLCYEDVKEYLKHTETITLIFLGAELKIEPQVKGNIFPTLNGKCPNEDEDDGLVAWFALSIDAAASEEFIQRHQGCFFVHPPLPTLLQFSENEAGIIAQARSVLAWDSRYQFCPTCGSATKLEDGGYRKLCLKEDCPSHEGVHNTCYPRVDPVVIMQVIHPDGNHCLLGRKKRFHPGMYTCLAGFVEPGETIENAVRREVEEESGIKVGHVHYVSCQPWPMPSSLMIGCIASAVSTEIKVDNIEIEDARWFSRKQVMEFLNKKNQSAFFVPPHQAIAHQLIKHWVGMNASL from the exons AT GTGTGACAGGTCTATGATCAATACATCGAACCAAACTGCACTGGACATTGCTAAATTCTGGGGCTATAAGAACATAGCTAACGTACTAGCTGATGGAAAGGATGGGTTGAAGCCATTTTTCCTAACCGGTGAAGCAAGAGAACGTGAACACTATTTTTGCAGAACATTTCTGGATAGAAAGAGTGAGAAGAGGGTAGATTCTAACTGGCTCAACCAAAAACAGAAGCAGCCGACTTCGGTGTACATTCTTTTTTCAAACTTAAGACCATTCGCTGTATCTGATGGTGATGAGGATGGTTCCAAGTATCCAAGGGTCAAACTTCAGAAGCTTTGCTATGAGGATGTAAAAGAATACCTCAAGCACACTGAAACCATTACTTTGATCTTTCTTGGAGCTGAACTTAAAATAGAACCTCAAGTGAAAGGCAACATCTTTCCAACTCTGAATGGGAAATGTCCGAATGAAGATGAGGATGATGGGCTAGTTGCCTGGTTTGCTCTCAGTATAGATGCTGCTGCTTCTGAGGAATTCATACAAAGGCATCAAGGCTGTTTCTTTGTTCATCCACCACTGCCTACACTGCTGCAGTTCTCTGAAAATGAAGCTG GAATCATAGCCCAGGCTAGATCTGTTCTAGCATGGGATAGCCGGTATCAGTTCTGCCCAACGTGTGGTAGTGCAACTAAATTAGAAGATGGAGGATACAGGAAACTCTGTCTAAAAGAAGACTGCCCTAGCCATGAAGGGGTTCACAACACATGCTACCCAAGAGTTG ATCCTGTAGTGATAATGCAAGTGATTCATCCAGATGGTAACCATTGTCTTTTGGGAAGGAAAAAACGGTTTCATCCAGGCATGTATACTTGCCTTGCTGGATTTGTAGAGCCTG gGGAGACAATTGAAAATGCTGTTCGAAGAGAAGTAGAGGAGGAGAGTGGAATTAAAGTGGGTCATGTTCACTATGTCTCTTGTCAGCCATGGCCAATGCCCTCCTCCCTAATGATTGGGTGCATAGCGTCTGCAGTGTCTACAGAAATTAAAGTTGACAACATTGAAATAGAAGATGCCCGCTGGTTCAGTAGAAAACAG GTTATGGAATTTCTCAATAAAAAGAACCAGAGTGCTTTTTTTGTGCCACCACATCAAGCCATTGCACACCAGCTGATAAAGCACTGGGTTGGAATGAATGCTAGTCTTTAA